From a region of the Cygnus atratus isolate AKBS03 ecotype Queensland, Australia chromosome 3, CAtr_DNAZoo_HiC_assembly, whole genome shotgun sequence genome:
- the UGP2 gene encoding UTP--glucose-1-phosphate uridylyltransferase isoform X1: MSFAKDFSKAMSQAGPSQFQEVIRQELEYSMKVELDKILATAPSNELEHTKNDLEGFKKLFHRFLQEKGPSVDWGKIQRPPEDSIQPYEKIKARGLPDNIASVLNKLVVVKLNGGLGTSMGCKGPKSLIGVRNENTFLDLTVQQIEHLNKTYNTDVPLVLMNSFNTDEDTKKILQKYSHSRVKIYTFNQSRYPRINKETLLPIAKDVSYSGENTECWYPPGHGDIYASFYNSGLLDNLIGEGKEYIFVSNIDNLGATVDLYILNHLMNPPNGKRCEFVMEVTNKTRADVKGGTLTQYENKLRLVEIAQVPKAHVDEFKSVSKFKIFNTNNLWIALSAIKRLQEKNAIDMEIIVNPKTLDGGLNVIQLETAVGAAIKSFENSLGINVPRSRFLPVKTTSDLLLVMSNLYSLNAGSLTMSEKREFPTVPLVKLGSSFTKVQDYLRRFESIPDMLELDHLTVSGDVTFGKNVSLKGTVIIIANHGDRIDIPAGAVLENKIVSGNLRILDH; encoded by the exons ATGTCGTTCGCCAAAG atttCAGCAAAGCCATGTCTCAGGCTGGCCCCTCACAATTTCAGGAAGTCATTCGACAAGAGCTGGAGTATTCAATGAAGGTAGAACTTGATAAGATACTTGCAACCGCACCTTCAAATGAGCTGGAG cACACCAAAAATGACCTGGAAGGATTTAAGAAGTTATTTCATAGATTCCTACAAGAAAAGGGACCATCTGTGGACTGGGGGAAGATTCAAAGACCACCAGAAGATTCT ATCCAACCCTATGAGAAGATAAAGGCTAGAGGGCTGCCTGATAACATTGCTTCCGTCTTGAACAAGCTGGTGGTCGTGAAACTTAATGGCGGCTTGGGCACAAGCATGGGTTGTAAAGGCCCCAAAAGCCTTATTGGGGTGCGGAACGAGAACACCTTCTTGGATCTGACCGTGCAGCAGATTGAG CACTTAAACAAAACCTACAACACTGACGTTCCTCTTGTTCTTATGAATTCCTTCAACACCGATGAGGACACAAAGAAAATCTTGCAGAAATACAGTCACAGCCGTGTGAAAATATATACCTTTAATCAAAGCAG GTATCCTAGAATTAATAAGGAAACTCTGCTGCCAATAGCCAAGGATGTATCTTACTCAGGAGAGAATACGGAGTGCTGGTATCCCCCAGGCCATGGAGACATCTACGCCAGTTTCTATAACTCCGGTCTGCTGGATAACCTTAttggagaggggaaggagtATATTTTTGTATCCAATATAGATAACTTGGGAGCCACTGTGGACCTTTACATTCTGAATCATCTTATGAACCCACCCAATGGAAAACGCTGTGAATTTGTCATGGAAGTCACAAACAAGACCAGGGCAGATGTGAAG GGTGGGACACTTACGCAATATGAAAACAAGCTGAGACTGGTGGAGATAGCTCAGGTCCCAAAAGCACATGTTGATGAATTCAAGTCTGTgtcaaaattcaaaatattcaacACGAACAATTTGTGGATTGCTCTGTCTGCAATTAAAAGgctgcaagagaaaaatgctaTTGACATGGAGATCATTGTTAACCCAAAG ACCCTGGATGGAGGTCTGAATGTTATCCAGTTGGAGACTGCAGTTGGTGCTGCTATTAAGAGCTTTGAGAACTCCCTGGGGATAAACGTACCTCGTAGTCGTTTTCTGCCTGTTAAGACCACGTCCGATCTCCTGCTTGTGATGTCTAACTTGTATAGCCTTAATGCTGGATCTTTAACAATGAGCGAGAAGCGAGAATTTCCGACAGTGCCTCTTGTCAAACTGGGAAGCTCTTTCACAAAG GTTCAAGACTACCTGCGGAGGTTTGAAAGTATTCCAGATATGCTGGAACTGGATCATCTCACAGTTTCAGGTGATGTTACGTTTGGGAAGAATGTTTCATTAAAG GGAACAGTTATCATCATTGCAAATCATGGCGACAGAATTGACATCCCCGCAGGAGCTGTACTAGAGAACAAAATCGTATCAGGCAATCTTCGGATCTTGGACCACTGA
- the UGP2 gene encoding UTP--glucose-1-phosphate uridylyltransferase isoform X2, which translates to MSQAGPSQFQEVIRQELEYSMKVELDKILATAPSNELEHTKNDLEGFKKLFHRFLQEKGPSVDWGKIQRPPEDSIQPYEKIKARGLPDNIASVLNKLVVVKLNGGLGTSMGCKGPKSLIGVRNENTFLDLTVQQIEHLNKTYNTDVPLVLMNSFNTDEDTKKILQKYSHSRVKIYTFNQSRYPRINKETLLPIAKDVSYSGENTECWYPPGHGDIYASFYNSGLLDNLIGEGKEYIFVSNIDNLGATVDLYILNHLMNPPNGKRCEFVMEVTNKTRADVKGGTLTQYENKLRLVEIAQVPKAHVDEFKSVSKFKIFNTNNLWIALSAIKRLQEKNAIDMEIIVNPKTLDGGLNVIQLETAVGAAIKSFENSLGINVPRSRFLPVKTTSDLLLVMSNLYSLNAGSLTMSEKREFPTVPLVKLGSSFTKVQDYLRRFESIPDMLELDHLTVSGDVTFGKNVSLKGTVIIIANHGDRIDIPAGAVLENKIVSGNLRILDH; encoded by the exons ATGTCTCAGGCTGGCCCCTCACAATTTCAGGAAGTCATTCGACAAGAGCTGGAGTATTCAATGAAGGTAGAACTTGATAAGATACTTGCAACCGCACCTTCAAATGAGCTGGAG cACACCAAAAATGACCTGGAAGGATTTAAGAAGTTATTTCATAGATTCCTACAAGAAAAGGGACCATCTGTGGACTGGGGGAAGATTCAAAGACCACCAGAAGATTCT ATCCAACCCTATGAGAAGATAAAGGCTAGAGGGCTGCCTGATAACATTGCTTCCGTCTTGAACAAGCTGGTGGTCGTGAAACTTAATGGCGGCTTGGGCACAAGCATGGGTTGTAAAGGCCCCAAAAGCCTTATTGGGGTGCGGAACGAGAACACCTTCTTGGATCTGACCGTGCAGCAGATTGAG CACTTAAACAAAACCTACAACACTGACGTTCCTCTTGTTCTTATGAATTCCTTCAACACCGATGAGGACACAAAGAAAATCTTGCAGAAATACAGTCACAGCCGTGTGAAAATATATACCTTTAATCAAAGCAG GTATCCTAGAATTAATAAGGAAACTCTGCTGCCAATAGCCAAGGATGTATCTTACTCAGGAGAGAATACGGAGTGCTGGTATCCCCCAGGCCATGGAGACATCTACGCCAGTTTCTATAACTCCGGTCTGCTGGATAACCTTAttggagaggggaaggagtATATTTTTGTATCCAATATAGATAACTTGGGAGCCACTGTGGACCTTTACATTCTGAATCATCTTATGAACCCACCCAATGGAAAACGCTGTGAATTTGTCATGGAAGTCACAAACAAGACCAGGGCAGATGTGAAG GGTGGGACACTTACGCAATATGAAAACAAGCTGAGACTGGTGGAGATAGCTCAGGTCCCAAAAGCACATGTTGATGAATTCAAGTCTGTgtcaaaattcaaaatattcaacACGAACAATTTGTGGATTGCTCTGTCTGCAATTAAAAGgctgcaagagaaaaatgctaTTGACATGGAGATCATTGTTAACCCAAAG ACCCTGGATGGAGGTCTGAATGTTATCCAGTTGGAGACTGCAGTTGGTGCTGCTATTAAGAGCTTTGAGAACTCCCTGGGGATAAACGTACCTCGTAGTCGTTTTCTGCCTGTTAAGACCACGTCCGATCTCCTGCTTGTGATGTCTAACTTGTATAGCCTTAATGCTGGATCTTTAACAATGAGCGAGAAGCGAGAATTTCCGACAGTGCCTCTTGTCAAACTGGGAAGCTCTTTCACAAAG GTTCAAGACTACCTGCGGAGGTTTGAAAGTATTCCAGATATGCTGGAACTGGATCATCTCACAGTTTCAGGTGATGTTACGTTTGGGAAGAATGTTTCATTAAAG GGAACAGTTATCATCATTGCAAATCATGGCGACAGAATTGACATCCCCGCAGGAGCTGTACTAGAGAACAAAATCGTATCAGGCAATCTTCGGATCTTGGACCACTGA